From Verrucomicrobiota bacterium JB022, one genomic window encodes:
- the argC gene encoding N-acetyl-gamma-glutamyl-phosphate reductase, whose translation MTQVGIVGASGYSGEILIDLLARHPQVTLSVVGSRSLAGKRVYEVMPHLRGTVGNLEFTASDVEQLSAAPVDVYFLALPHGVAADFALPLVEAGKRVIDLSADFRLDTPERYKANYGHDHPAPQWLAKVPYVIPELLSQEQWQDARLIASPGCYPTSVQLPLVPLLKAGVIEAENIIISSVSGVSGAGKKATEFYSFSERWESVVAYGLPHHRHAGEIEQQLSLAAQRDVTVQFIPHLVPMKRGIESTIVAKAKGSLDDVYAAWSEAYGGRPFVISRKPGDFPETKDVHGTNRCDMCATYDPRTGNLIFNSVIDNLVKGASGQAVQIMNLCLGLPEATGLL comes from the coding sequence ATGACGCAAGTTGGTATCGTTGGTGCATCCGGCTATTCCGGAGAAATCCTGATCGACCTGCTGGCCCGCCACCCGCAAGTCACTCTCAGCGTGGTCGGCTCGCGCAGCCTCGCCGGCAAGCGGGTGTACGAAGTGATGCCGCACTTGCGCGGCACGGTCGGCAATCTCGAGTTTACCGCTTCCGACGTGGAGCAACTCTCGGCGGCCCCGGTGGATGTGTATTTCCTCGCCCTGCCCCACGGGGTGGCGGCCGATTTTGCGCTGCCCCTCGTCGAAGCCGGCAAGCGGGTGATCGACTTGAGCGCCGACTTCCGGCTCGATACGCCAGAGCGCTACAAGGCCAACTACGGTCACGACCACCCGGCGCCCCAGTGGCTGGCGAAGGTGCCCTACGTGATTCCCGAACTGCTGTCGCAAGAGCAGTGGCAGGACGCCCGGCTGATTGCGAGCCCTGGCTGCTACCCGACCAGCGTGCAGCTGCCCCTCGTCCCCCTGCTCAAGGCGGGCGTGATCGAGGCCGAGAATATCATCATCAGCAGCGTCAGCGGCGTCAGCGGCGCGGGCAAGAAGGCGACCGAATTCTACAGCTTCTCCGAGCGGTGGGAGAGCGTGGTAGCCTACGGGCTGCCCCACCACCGCCACGCGGGCGAAATCGAGCAGCAACTGAGCCTCGCCGCCCAGCGCGACGTAACGGTGCAGTTCATCCCCCACCTCGTGCCGATGAAGCGGGGCATCGAGAGCACCATCGTGGCCAAGGCCAAGGGCAGCCTCGACGACGTCTACGCGGCGTGGAGCGAAGCCTACGGTGGCCGCCCCTTCGTCATTTCCCGCAAGCCCGGCGACTTCCCCGAGACCAAGGACGTGCACGGCACCAACCGGTGCGACATGTGCGCCACCTACGATCCGCGGACCGGCAACCTCATTTTCAACAGCGTGATCGACAACCTCGTCAAAGGGGCCAGCGGCCAGGCCGTGCAGATCATGAACCTCTGCCTGGGCCTGCCGGAAGCAACCGGCCTGCTCTGA
- the argJ gene encoding bifunctional glutamate N-acetyltransferase/amino-acid acetyltransferase ArgJ, translating to MPLFYEVLSPSGLTDTPGFQAAAVAADIRRKGTDRLDLAVAYSEQPCTAAGVFTQHALPAAPVQLCREILKSAQPCHGLVANSGNANACTGDEGRKDAEAMQQATARALRQEGKGFFVASTGRIGQPLPMDVILPGIQQAAQQLGSTHIEGLKAADAILTSDTRPKVVTVKVPVGEQEITLSAMAKGAGMIEPNMATMLAFIATDAKVEQPLLQQMLSRFVVDTFNAISVDGDMSTNDTVLVLANGVSGIEITAESEALAAFETALHHVCQRLARMIVGDGERITKVVELKVTGAASLEDAEKVARAIGNSLLVKSSWYGNDPNWGRILDAAGYAGVPMREEEIELYYRASANTPAVPAFVKARLYPDLKPTWKQIVSLPNFTIELHLGQGEASQRFFAADLTEGYVDYNKSE from the coding sequence ATGCCCTTGTTTTACGAAGTCCTCTCGCCCTCCGGGCTGACTGACACGCCTGGATTCCAGGCCGCCGCCGTCGCGGCCGACATCCGCCGCAAGGGCACCGACCGCCTGGACCTTGCCGTCGCCTACTCCGAGCAGCCTTGCACAGCGGCGGGCGTCTTCACGCAGCACGCGTTGCCCGCCGCGCCCGTCCAGCTCTGCCGGGAAATCCTGAAGTCCGCCCAGCCCTGCCACGGCCTCGTCGCCAACAGCGGCAACGCCAACGCCTGCACGGGTGACGAGGGTCGGAAAGACGCGGAGGCGATGCAGCAGGCAACCGCACGCGCGCTCCGGCAAGAAGGCAAAGGCTTTTTCGTGGCCTCGACCGGCCGGATCGGCCAGCCGCTGCCGATGGACGTAATCCTGCCGGGCATCCAGCAGGCCGCCCAGCAGCTCGGCTCGACCCACATCGAAGGCCTGAAGGCCGCCGACGCCATCCTTACCTCCGACACGCGGCCCAAGGTCGTGACCGTGAAGGTGCCGGTGGGCGAGCAGGAGATCACCCTCTCCGCCATGGCCAAGGGTGCGGGCATGATCGAGCCCAACATGGCCACGATGCTCGCCTTTATCGCGACCGATGCGAAGGTCGAGCAGCCCCTGCTCCAGCAGATGCTTTCCCGCTTCGTGGTCGATACCTTCAACGCGATCAGCGTCGACGGCGACATGAGCACCAACGACACCGTCCTGGTGCTCGCCAACGGCGTCAGCGGCATCGAGATCACGGCAGAATCGGAAGCGCTCGCCGCCTTTGAAACTGCACTGCACCACGTCTGCCAACGCCTGGCCCGCATGATCGTGGGCGATGGCGAGCGCATCACCAAGGTCGTGGAGCTGAAGGTGACGGGCGCCGCCTCGCTGGAGGACGCCGAGAAGGTGGCCCGCGCGATCGGCAACAGCCTGCTCGTCAAGAGCTCCTGGTATGGCAACGACCCGAACTGGGGCCGGATCCTCGACGCGGCCGGCTATGCGGGCGTGCCCATGCGCGAGGAAGAGATCGAGCTGTATTACCGCGCGAGCGCCAACACGCCCGCCGTGCCCGCCTTCGTCAAGGCGCGGCTCTACCCCGACCTCAAGCCGACCTGGAAGCAGATCGTGAGCCTGCCCAACTTCACGATCGAGCTGCACCTGGGTCAGGGCGAGGCCAGCCAGCGCTTCTTCGCGGCCGACCTCACCGAGGGCTACGTGGACTACAACAAATCCGAATAA
- the ggt gene encoding gamma-glutamyltransferase, whose amino-acid sequence MAPAPSLGSLRRWLCGAVSLTLPLGAQSALSAEEMPVYSSVATAHPSVAQHGMVTSRETLATQAGLDILKNGGNAVDAAVAVGFALAVTCPQAGNLGGGGFMLVHDAKSGETVAIDYREKAPLAATRDMFLDAEGNVVSERSRYSHLAAGVPGTVAGLAMALEKYGTISLADALAPAIKLAEDGFPVGMDLYASLVDGKERLSQSPEAMAMYYHEDGTPYQVGETLKVPALAKSLRLIAKEGPKAFYEGAIGEALVADMEANGGIITAEDLKIYRPSVRQPVSGTYRGYDVISMPPPSSGGVHIVQILNILEGFDLPAMGHNSARTVNTMAEAMKYAYADRSKHLGDSDFEPVPLEWLLSKSYADEIRTKIDPAKSTPSKEILPGEAPHEGLDTTNFGVMDEYGNAVVNTYTINFSFGSKILVPGMGFFLNNEMDDFSAKPGVPNAFGLIGGEFNAIESEKRMLSSMSPTLVMKDGRPFLISGSRGGSLIITQTLQVLLNVIDFDMNIAEAVAAPRMHHQWLPDRLAVERGFSPDTLELLKEMGHEVNVGWAMGTTNSILYRDGFFYGAGDPRRPDTAALGY is encoded by the coding sequence ATGGCACCTGCACCTTCTCTTGGCTCATTGCGTCGTTGGCTCTGCGGAGCCGTGTCCCTCACCCTGCCCCTGGGCGCCCAATCGGCCCTGTCGGCGGAAGAAATGCCAGTCTACAGTAGCGTGGCCACGGCCCACCCGAGCGTCGCACAGCACGGGATGGTGACGAGCCGGGAGACGCTGGCCACGCAGGCCGGGCTCGACATCCTCAAAAACGGCGGCAATGCCGTCGACGCAGCGGTGGCCGTAGGCTTTGCCCTGGCCGTAACCTGCCCGCAGGCGGGGAACCTGGGTGGCGGCGGCTTCATGCTCGTCCACGATGCCAAGAGCGGCGAGACGGTCGCGATCGACTACCGCGAAAAGGCCCCGCTGGCCGCCACGCGCGACATGTTCCTCGACGCCGAGGGCAACGTAGTTTCGGAACGCTCGCGCTACAGCCACCTCGCCGCCGGGGTCCCCGGCACCGTCGCGGGGCTCGCGATGGCGTTGGAAAAATACGGCACCATCAGCCTCGCCGATGCCCTCGCCCCCGCCATCAAACTGGCGGAAGACGGCTTCCCGGTGGGGATGGACTTGTATGCGTCCCTGGTTGACGGCAAGGAACGGCTCAGCCAGTCGCCCGAGGCCATGGCCATGTATTACCATGAGGATGGCACGCCCTACCAGGTGGGCGAGACCTTGAAAGTGCCCGCGCTGGCCAAGAGCCTGCGCCTGATCGCCAAAGAGGGCCCGAAGGCCTTCTACGAGGGAGCCATCGGCGAGGCGCTGGTGGCCGACATGGAGGCCAATGGCGGCATCATCACCGCCGAAGACCTCAAGATCTACCGCCCCTCGGTCCGCCAACCCGTCTCCGGCACCTACCGCGGCTACGACGTCATTTCGATGCCGCCCCCCAGCTCCGGCGGCGTCCACATCGTGCAGATCCTGAACATTCTGGAAGGCTTCGACCTGCCCGCGATGGGCCACAACAGCGCCCGCACCGTCAACACGATGGCCGAAGCGATGAAGTATGCCTACGCCGACCGCTCCAAGCACCTCGGCGACAGCGACTTTGAGCCGGTGCCGCTCGAATGGCTGCTCTCCAAGAGCTATGCCGACGAGATCCGCACCAAGATCGACCCCGCCAAATCCACCCCGAGCAAGGAGATCCTGCCCGGCGAAGCGCCGCATGAGGGCCTTGATACCACCAACTTTGGCGTGATGGACGAATACGGCAACGCGGTCGTCAACACCTACACGATCAACTTTTCCTTCGGCTCCAAGATCCTCGTGCCGGGCATGGGCTTCTTCCTCAACAACGAGATGGACGACTTTTCGGCCAAGCCGGGCGTGCCCAACGCCTTCGGCCTGATCGGCGGCGAGTTCAACGCCATCGAGTCCGAGAAGCGCATGCTCAGCAGCATGTCCCCCACCCTCGTGATGAAAGACGGTCGCCCCTTCCTCATCTCGGGCAGTCGCGGCGGCAGTCTGATCATCACCCAGACGCTCCAGGTGCTGCTCAACGTGATCGACTTCGACATGAACATCGCCGAAGCCGTCGCCGCCCCGCGCATGCACCACCAGTGGCTGCCCGACCGGCTGGCGGTCGAGCGCGGCTTCAGCCCCGACACCCTCGAGCTGCTCAAGGAAATGGGCCACGAAGTCAACGTCGGCTGGGCCATGGGCACGACCAACTCGATCCTCTACCGCGATGGCTTTTTCTACGGCGCCGGCGATCCGCGCCGCCCCGACACCGCCGCCCTCGGTTACTAA
- a CDS encoding dipeptidase, translating to MKHLSTLLLAVSTLLPLAPLQAQSGEPRTDWSEEQLRAEAKRLMDSFLTIDTHMDVPIVLRRPGFDISHRHSWEEHASQVDFPRMKDGNLDGGFFVVYVGQGPLTPEGRKHAIEEGFTIANVIHEVAAQHPELCGIATTPEEAEALRAQGKHVIFLGIENGYTIGRNIDLLQDYYDLGVRYFGVTHSRNNDLGDSSTDKDALHFGLSTLGKAAIEECNRLGIMVDISHAADKTVWDILEISQAPVIASHSGCYVCFAHPRSLNDPLLQAVAKKGGVVQMNVFSGYMMTEQVDPERANAYRAYFQKYGDWGNLSPAEQQAAIEERVAIEKKYPRPLVPLKDVVDHIDHMVEVMGIDHIGISGDFDGGGGAADLMSVGDFTNVTVEMLRRGYTEEDLRKFWGGNAMRVLDEAAAVAARLQGE from the coding sequence ATGAAGCACCTCTCCACTCTTCTCCTCGCCGTGTCCACACTGCTGCCGCTCGCGCCCCTGCAGGCCCAATCGGGCGAGCCCCGCACCGACTGGAGCGAAGAACAGCTCCGCGCCGAAGCCAAGCGCCTGATGGACAGCTTTCTGACCATCGACACCCACATGGACGTGCCCATCGTGCTGCGCCGCCCCGGCTTCGACATCAGCCACCGGCACAGCTGGGAAGAGCACGCCAGCCAGGTCGACTTCCCGCGCATGAAAGACGGGAACCTCGACGGCGGCTTCTTCGTCGTCTACGTCGGCCAGGGGCCGCTGACCCCCGAAGGCCGCAAGCACGCCATCGAGGAGGGCTTCACCATCGCCAACGTCATCCACGAAGTTGCCGCGCAGCACCCGGAGCTGTGCGGCATTGCCACCACCCCGGAGGAGGCCGAAGCCCTGCGCGCCCAAGGCAAGCACGTCATCTTCCTCGGGATCGAGAACGGCTACACCATCGGCCGCAATATCGACCTGCTCCAAGATTATTACGACCTCGGTGTGCGCTACTTTGGCGTCACCCACAGCCGCAACAACGACCTCGGCGACTCGTCGACGGACAAGGATGCCCTGCACTTCGGGCTCAGCACGCTCGGCAAGGCGGCCATCGAAGAATGCAACCGCCTGGGCATCATGGTCGATATTTCCCACGCGGCGGACAAGACGGTGTGGGACATCCTCGAAATCTCCCAGGCCCCCGTCATCGCCTCCCACAGCGGCTGCTACGTATGCTTTGCGCACCCCCGCTCGCTCAACGACCCGCTCCTGCAGGCGGTGGCCAAAAAAGGCGGCGTGGTGCAGATGAACGTCTTCAGCGGCTACATGATGACGGAGCAGGTCGACCCGGAGCGCGCCAACGCCTACCGCGCCTACTTCCAGAAGTATGGAGACTGGGGCAACCTGAGCCCCGCCGAGCAACAGGCGGCGATCGAGGAGCGCGTCGCGATCGAAAAGAAGTACCCGCGCCCGCTCGTGCCGCTGAAGGACGTAGTCGACCATATCGACCACATGGTGGAAGTCATGGGCATCGACCACATTGGCATCAGTGGCGATTTTGACGGTGGCGGCGGCGCTGCCGACCTGATGAGCGTCGGCGACTTCACCAACGTGACGGTCGAGATGCTCCGCCGCGGCTATACGGAGGAAGACTTGCGGAAGTTCTGGGGCGGCAACGCCATGCGCGTCCTCGACGAAGCCGCCGCCGTCGCCGCCCGCCTTCAAGGCGAATGA
- a CDS encoding Dabb family protein, giving the protein MLKHIVFFRFQPEAEGRDAAGNALEVKRQLESLPAKIAEIRALEVGVDMIRSERSWDLALYSAFDDLEAMKRYQVHPAHQEVIGFIKKVASSIAAVDYEA; this is encoded by the coding sequence ATGTTGAAGCACATCGTATTCTTCCGTTTCCAGCCTGAGGCCGAGGGCCGCGACGCCGCCGGCAACGCCCTGGAGGTAAAGCGCCAGCTCGAGAGCCTGCCGGCCAAGATCGCCGAAATCCGCGCGCTCGAAGTGGGGGTCGACATGATCCGCAGCGAGCGCTCGTGGGATCTGGCGCTCTACAGCGCGTTCGACGACCTGGAGGCGATGAAGCGCTACCAGGTCCATCCCGCCCACCAGGAGGTGATCGGTTTTATCAAGAAGGTGGCCTCTTCGATCGCGGCGGTCGATTACGAGGCTTAG
- the rpsI gene encoding 30S ribosomal protein S9, translated as MSSLTANTFLGTGRRKTASARVRLQTGGTGQITVNGRAFEDYCYDENLQRIASAPLTTVDQRESVDLVVKVIGGGPIGQAEAIAHGLARALERMNPELRPALKKAGHLKRDPRRRERKKAGQPGARKRFQFSKR; from the coding sequence ATGAGCAGCCTTACCGCTAACACCTTCCTTGGTACCGGTCGTCGCAAGACGGCTTCCGCTCGCGTGCGCCTCCAAACCGGCGGCACCGGCCAAATCACCGTCAACGGCCGCGCTTTCGAAGACTACTGCTACGACGAGAACCTGCAGCGTATCGCCAGCGCCCCCCTCACGACGGTGGACCAGCGCGAGAGCGTGGACCTCGTGGTGAAGGTAATCGGCGGCGGCCCCATCGGCCAGGCCGAAGCGATCGCCCACGGCCTCGCCCGTGCGCTCGAGCGCATGAACCCCGAGCTGCGCCCCGCCCTGAAGAAGGCCGGTCACCTCAAGCGCGACCCCCGTCGTCGCGAGCGTAAGAAGGCCGGTCAACCGGGCGCCCGCAAGCGCTTCCAGTTCTCCAAGCGCTAA
- a CDS encoding alanine/glycine:cation symporter family protein, translated as MAELVNWLNGIIWSPALIFLALGTGLYFSFATRFLQLRHVKDMFSYLFGGDKSHQGLTSFQAFALAVSGRVGTGNIAGVATAIAMGGPGALFWMWVIAFVGAGSGFVEATLAQIYKREVDGEFRGGPSYYIEKGLGIKWFAALFAVAMLIATGLCLPGIQANSIVVATEEAFGIPRLTMGAVIVVLLSLIIFGGVKRIGRTAQYVVPIMAIGYILVALVVVGINITKVPEVFMLVVRSAFGADAAFGGILGAAISMGVKRGIYSNEAGQGTAPMAAATAVVDHPAKQGLVQAFSVYFDTWLVCSATGFMILVSGLYNVSNGADGFIIENLPGTPDGPIYTQMAVDSVLPGFGSAFVAVALFFFAFTTLMAYYYYAETNVAYLIKSPVTRWRSILAVRVIFLGITLYCSVNTADLAWALGDVGVGLTAWLNFIAILLLQKPALECLRDYERQQKQGLDPVYRPLEMGHDNANYWIARNEEAEAEPERVAVGER; from the coding sequence ATGGCTGAGCTCGTCAACTGGCTAAACGGGATCATTTGGAGTCCCGCGCTTATCTTTCTCGCCCTCGGTACCGGGCTCTATTTTTCGTTTGCGACCCGCTTCCTCCAGTTGCGGCACGTCAAAGACATGTTCAGCTACCTCTTTGGGGGCGACAAGTCGCACCAGGGGCTGACGTCGTTCCAGGCCTTCGCGCTGGCCGTCTCCGGTCGCGTGGGCACGGGGAATATCGCCGGGGTGGCGACCGCCATTGCGATGGGCGGCCCGGGCGCGCTCTTCTGGATGTGGGTGATTGCGTTCGTCGGTGCGGGCTCGGGCTTTGTCGAGGCGACGCTGGCCCAGATCTACAAGCGGGAGGTCGACGGCGAATTCCGGGGCGGCCCCTCTTACTACATCGAAAAGGGGTTGGGCATCAAGTGGTTCGCGGCGCTCTTCGCTGTCGCGATGCTCATTGCCACCGGGCTCTGCCTGCCGGGCATCCAGGCCAACAGCATCGTCGTGGCGACCGAGGAAGCCTTTGGCATCCCGCGCCTGACGATGGGGGCGGTGATCGTCGTGTTGCTCAGCCTGATCATTTTCGGCGGGGTCAAGCGGATCGGGCGGACCGCTCAATATGTGGTGCCGATCATGGCGATCGGTTACATCCTCGTCGCGCTCGTGGTGGTGGGGATCAACATCACAAAGGTGCCCGAGGTGTTCATGCTGGTCGTGCGCAGCGCGTTCGGGGCCGATGCGGCCTTCGGGGGCATTCTGGGCGCGGCCATTTCGATGGGCGTCAAGCGTGGCATCTACTCCAATGAGGCGGGGCAAGGCACGGCGCCGATGGCTGCCGCCACTGCAGTGGTCGACCACCCGGCCAAGCAAGGCCTCGTGCAGGCATTTTCGGTCTATTTCGACACCTGGCTCGTCTGCTCGGCGACCGGCTTCATGATCCTTGTCTCGGGGCTTTACAACGTATCCAACGGGGCCGATGGCTTTATTATCGAGAACTTGCCGGGCACACCCGACGGGCCGATCTATACCCAGATGGCGGTCGACAGCGTTCTTCCCGGCTTCGGCAGCGCTTTTGTGGCGGTCGCGCTCTTCTTCTTCGCCTTCACCACCCTGATGGCCTATTACTACTACGCAGAGACGAATGTGGCCTACCTGATCAAGAGCCCGGTCACGCGCTGGCGTTCGATTCTGGCGGTGCGCGTCATCTTTCTTGGCATCACGCTGTATTGCTCCGTCAATACCGCCGATCTGGCCTGGGCGCTGGGCGATGTGGGCGTGGGGCTCACGGCGTGGCTCAACTTCATTGCTATTCTGCTGCTGCAAAAGCCTGCTCTCGAATGCCTGCGCGACTACGAGCGCCAGCAAAAGCAAGGGCTCGATCCGGTCTATCGCCCGCTCGAAATGGGGCACGACAACGCCAACTACTGGATTGCCCGCAACGAAGAAGCCGAAGCCGAGCCCGAACGCGTCGCCGTCGGGGAACGGTAG
- a CDS encoding PEP-CTERM sorting domain-containing protein (PEP-CTERM proteins occur, often in large numbers, in the proteomes of bacteria that also encode an exosortase, a predicted intramembrane cysteine proteinase. The presence of a PEP-CTERM domain at a protein's C-terminus predicts cleavage within the sorting domain, followed by covalent anchoring to some some component of the (usually Gram-negative) cell surface. Many PEP-CTERM proteins exhibit an unusual sequence composition that includes large numbers of potential glycosylation sites. Expression of one such protein has been shown restore the ability of a bacterium to form floc, a type of biofilm.): MRSLSLLACLCAFTSVASAALSLGITFDSDTIATSTTGTFSLTGTIEDPGLGIGGSSYYINLPEALMPAELGEFDLQLSTTSISGTTSLDGSPYPITSANLMFSYFPMLYNENLAFYGFLYGPEDHEFTGETVTINLTGTFIVSQLYGATPEISDLYGSFGNGALTISNTVVPEPSTYAALAGLATLAFAALRRRKA; this comes from the coding sequence ATGCGTTCTCTAAGTCTTCTGGCCTGCCTTTGCGCCTTCACCTCAGTTGCCTCCGCCGCTCTTTCGCTGGGGATCACCTTCGATAGCGATACGATCGCCACCAGCACCACCGGCACGTTCTCGCTCACGGGCACGATTGAAGACCCGGGCCTCGGTATTGGCGGCAGCAGCTACTACATCAACCTCCCCGAGGCGCTAATGCCGGCGGAGCTGGGTGAATTCGACCTGCAGCTAAGCACCACCTCGATCAGTGGCACGACGAGCCTCGACGGCTCGCCCTACCCGATCACCTCGGCGAACCTGATGTTCAGCTACTTCCCGATGCTCTACAATGAGAACCTCGCGTTCTACGGCTTCCTGTATGGCCCGGAAGATCACGAGTTTACGGGCGAAACGGTGACGATCAACCTCACGGGCACCTTCATCGTCTCCCAACTCTACGGGGCGACGCCGGAGATTTCCGACCTCTATGGCTCTTTCGGCAACGGCGCGCTGACGATCAGCAACACCGTTGTGCCCGAGCCCTCCACCTACGCCGCTCTGGCGGGCCTGGCCACGCTTGCTTTCGCGGCCCTTCGCCGTCGCAAGGCGTAA
- the argB gene encoding acetylglutamate kinase yields the protein MIDIDIQTKTEVLLEALPYIQRFRDSIFVVKFGGSFMDTEQAQHGVSLDLAFLAAVGLRVVVVHGGGPAINQAMAEAKLEPVFINGLRVTDAATVKIVEQVLNGKINAGICDNLRSKGAQPAGVRGQDVLTCHRLTADADGQPVDLGYVGVVDAVDADAIQTQIDQGKLPVISPVAKDVNGDLHNVNADVAAAAVAAALGARRLVYLCDVPGLLRNPKDPSTLISTLPVEQVKLLKADGTIGKGMLPKVDSAVNAVNQGVHRVHFIDGRLPHSLLLEIFTDKGVGTEIVKTQD from the coding sequence GTGATCGACATCGACATCCAGACCAAGACCGAGGTCCTGCTCGAGGCCCTGCCCTACATCCAGCGCTTTCGCGACTCCATCTTCGTGGTGAAGTTTGGCGGCTCGTTCATGGACACCGAGCAGGCGCAGCATGGCGTCTCGCTCGACCTCGCGTTCCTCGCGGCGGTGGGCCTGCGCGTCGTCGTCGTGCACGGCGGCGGCCCGGCGATCAACCAGGCGATGGCCGAAGCCAAGCTCGAGCCCGTCTTCATCAACGGCTTGCGCGTGACCGACGCCGCGACGGTGAAAATCGTCGAGCAGGTGCTCAACGGCAAAATCAACGCTGGCATCTGCGATAACCTGCGCTCCAAGGGTGCCCAGCCTGCCGGGGTGCGCGGCCAGGACGTGCTCACCTGCCACCGCCTGACCGCCGACGCCGACGGCCAACCGGTCGACCTCGGCTATGTGGGCGTGGTCGACGCCGTCGATGCCGACGCGATCCAGACCCAGATCGACCAAGGCAAGCTGCCCGTAATTTCCCCCGTCGCCAAAGACGTGAATGGCGACCTCCACAACGTGAACGCCGATGTGGCTGCCGCTGCCGTGGCCGCTGCTCTCGGTGCGCGCCGCCTCGTCTACCTCTGCGACGTGCCCGGCCTGCTGCGCAACCCGAAGGACCCCAGCACCCTCATCTCAACCCTCCCGGTCGAGCAAGTGAAGCTGCTGAAGGCCGACGGCACCATCGGCAAGGGCATGCTCCCCAAGGTGGACAGCGCCGTGAACGCGGTCAACCAAGGCGTGCACCGCGTTCACTTCATCGACGGCCGGCTGCCGCACAGCCTGCTGCTCGAAATCTTTACCGACAAAGGTGTCGGCACAGAAATCGTCAAAACACAGGATTAA
- a CDS encoding PEP-CTERM sorting domain-containing protein: protein MKRLITFAALTAGILSQSFAALSIDLSFDSTEISQATTGTYTITGSFIVNGYGSGSGVFFTPLPQGGMSETATVSDFYLSLQSTSLSGTAEYDSTPFVFQGANFNFTLDSMMFGDSISFYGDLTSDSDTSVLWTQLLTVDLSGTFEVSYLSGNPNPEAISGSYANDAFVVNGAAPAPAVPEPSTYAALAGLATLAFAAFRRRKA from the coding sequence ATGAAACGTCTCATCACCTTCGCCGCACTGACCGCTGGCATCCTCTCCCAGTCGTTCGCAGCTCTCTCCATCGATTTGTCATTTGACTCGACGGAGATCAGCCAGGCCACCACGGGTACTTATACGATCACTGGTTCCTTCATCGTCAACGGATACGGTAGCGGAAGTGGCGTGTTCTTTACTCCGCTACCGCAAGGTGGAATGTCGGAAACGGCCACGGTTTCCGATTTCTACTTATCCCTCCAGTCGACCTCGCTGAGCGGAACCGCTGAATACGACTCTACCCCCTTCGTTTTCCAAGGGGCAAATTTTAACTTCACGCTGGATTCCATGATGTTCGGCGATAGCATTTCTTTCTACGGCGATCTAACGAGCGATTCGGACACTAGCGTTTTATGGACCCAGCTCCTCACGGTCGATCTGTCAGGTACGTTTGAGGTCAGTTACTTATCTGGCAACCCGAATCCGGAAGCCATTAGCGGCTCTTATGCCAACGACGCTTTCGTGGTAAACGGAGCCGCCCCGGCCCCAGCAGTGCCCGAGCCCTCCACCTACGCCGCTCTGGCGGGCTTGGCCACGCTTGCGTTTGCGGCCTTCCGTCGTCGCAAGGCGTAA
- the rplM gene encoding 50S ribosomal protein L13 yields the protein MKSFLAKQTDVNPQWYVVDATDQVLGRLAVKIANVLRGRHRPTYTPHTDTGDFVIVINADKVAVTGNKELNKKYMFYSGWWGNEKHISLADFRARRPEFIIENAVKGMLPRNRLARAQMKKLRIYAGSEHPHEAQQPKKLEI from the coding sequence ATGAAGAGCTTTCTCGCCAAACAGACCGACGTAAACCCGCAATGGTATGTGGTCGACGCGACTGACCAGGTGCTCGGTCGCCTTGCGGTCAAGATCGCGAACGTCCTCCGCGGTCGCCACCGCCCGACTTACACCCCCCACACCGACACGGGCGACTTCGTGATCGTCATCAATGCCGACAAGGTCGCCGTGACGGGGAACAAGGAGCTGAACAAGAAGTATATGTTCTACTCTGGCTGGTGGGGTAATGAAAAGCATATCAGCCTTGCCGACTTCCGCGCCCGCCGCCCGGAATTCATCATCGAGAACGCCGTGAAGGGCATGCTGCCCCGCAACCGCCTTGCCCGCGCTCAGATGAAAAAGCTCCGCATCTACGCTGGCAGCGAGCACCCGCATGAAGCCCAACAGCCCAAAAAGCTGGAAATCTAG